The following are encoded in a window of Bacillota bacterium genomic DNA:
- a CDS encoding GNAT family N-acetyltransferase has translation MAIREEVFVREQQVPPELEKDAEDDSAIHFLALVNGQAVGAARLVVHGDEGKVGRMSVLSPFRGRGIGSALLRKVEAAAREQGLVRLRLHAQDHALKFYQRLGYQVTGEAFLEAGIVHFPVEKLLQGRD, from the coding sequence ATGGCCATTCGGGAGGAAGTGTTTGTCCGAGAGCAACAGGTTCCTCCGGAGTTGGAGAAGGATGCAGAAGATGATTCAGCTATCCACTTCTTGGCCCTGGTGAATGGACAAGCAGTGGGGGCGGCACGCCTTGTGGTCCATGGCGATGAAGGCAAGGTGGGCAGGATGAGTGTGCTTTCCCCCTTTCGGGGCCGTGGGATCGGTTCAGCCCTTTTGCGGAAGGTGGAGGCTGCGGCTCGGGAGCAGGGGCTTGTTCGGTTGCGGCTTCATGCCCAGGACCATGCCCTCAAGTTCTACCAACGACTGGGGTATCAAGTAACCGGAGAGGCCTTTCTCGAGGCGGGAATTGTCCACTTTCCCGTGGAGAAGCTGCTGCAGGGGAGAGACTAA
- a CDS encoding UDP-N-acetylmuramate--L-alanine ligase, translated as MIQAKQVHFVGVGGVGMSAIAKVLIQKGLKVSGSDMSSSTLTAELESLGARIYLGHNAANVNGAEIVIRSSAIPDDNPEIQEARSKGLPVLHRSEILAMLLNENRGIAVSGAHGKTTITGMIATILEMARLDPSVLVGGELVGTGFHAKYGMGPYVVAEADESDGSFLKYHPFLAVVTSIEADHLENYGGSFTNLIKAYQAFLGQLKPGGVAVVGAQAARMLQGQLPSAVTYGLDDPDCDYTGRILRLEGFDSQLEVSRRGRVMGTLELKMPGAHNLENALAASAACLELGLEFSQIKEGLAQFQGIKRRFQLVQHNRERDILIIDDYGHHPTELRAALRAAKEIFGRRVVAVFQPHRFNRTQFLFDEFANSFSDADVVAVAPIYAPPPETPIPGVSSEKLAEAILAVERKPVEAFSDLGSVTDWLADNLRSGDLVITLGAGNIGLVGQALARRLD; from the coding sequence TTGATTCAGGCAAAGCAGGTACATTTTGTGGGAGTTGGCGGAGTGGGTATGAGCGCCATCGCCAAAGTCCTGATTCAAAAGGGACTAAAGGTTAGCGGTTCAGATATGTCCTCCTCTACTTTGACGGCAGAGTTAGAGAGCTTGGGAGCTCGGATTTATTTAGGCCACAATGCAGCCAATGTGAATGGTGCAGAAATTGTAATTCGTTCTAGTGCGATACCCGATGATAATCCGGAAATTCAGGAGGCCAGGAGCAAGGGACTGCCGGTCCTGCACCGCTCGGAGATTCTCGCGATGCTCTTGAACGAGAACAGGGGAATAGCGGTGTCGGGAGCCCATGGTAAGACCACCATCACCGGAATGATCGCTACCATCCTGGAGATGGCAAGGTTGGACCCATCGGTATTAGTTGGGGGAGAGCTAGTAGGGACGGGGTTTCATGCCAAGTACGGGATGGGGCCCTACGTGGTGGCGGAAGCCGATGAAAGTGACGGCTCCTTCCTCAAGTATCATCCCTTCTTAGCGGTGGTTACCAGCATCGAAGCGGATCATCTGGAAAACTACGGCGGATCCTTTACTAATCTGATTAAAGCCTACCAGGCCTTCTTGGGGCAGCTAAAACCCGGGGGCGTGGCGGTAGTAGGAGCCCAGGCTGCGCGGATGCTGCAGGGTCAGTTGCCGTCAGCAGTAACCTACGGGTTAGATGATCCCGACTGCGACTACACCGGTCGGATCCTCCGGCTCGAGGGATTTGATTCCCAACTGGAAGTGAGCCGCCGGGGCAGGGTGATGGGAACCTTGGAGTTGAAGATGCCGGGAGCCCATAATCTCGAAAATGCCCTGGCTGCGTCGGCAGCCTGTTTGGAATTGGGATTGGAGTTTTCTCAGATCAAAGAGGGTTTGGCCCAGTTTCAAGGGATCAAGCGGCGGTTTCAATTGGTCCAGCACAACCGGGAAAGGGACATTCTCATCATCGACGATTACGGTCATCATCCGACGGAGTTAAGAGCAGCGTTGCGGGCAGCCAAGGAGATTTTCGGACGCCGAGTTGTTGCTGTCTTCCAGCCCCATCGGTTCAACCGGACCCAGTTTCTTTTTGATGAGTTTGCTAACTCCTTTTCCGATGCCGATGTGGTAGCTGTGGCACCTATCTATGCGCCGCCACCGGAAACCCCTATTCCCGGCGTCAGCTCGGAAAAACTGGCTGAGGCGATTCTTGCCGTGGAAAGAAAGCCTGTTGAGGCCTTTTCCGACCTGGGAAGTGTCACTGATTGGTTGGCCGATAACCTTCGCTCCGGGGATTTAGTAATCACCTTGGGGGCCGGCAATATTGGGCTAGTGGGTCAGGCCCTAGCACGGAGGTTGGATTAA